DNA sequence from the Deinococcus radiopugnans ATCC 19172 genome:
CAGTTCAGCGCCCGCGTGCCCGGCTACGTGACCCTGATCGCCCTGCAGAGCAACGGTTACGCCAGCGTGCTGGCCCAGAACGTCTACGTGAACGCCGGAACCACCTTCTTCCCGCGTCCCGAGGACGGCGTGATGTACAACCTGGCCGAGCCGCGCGGCATCCAGCGGGTGCGCGCCATCTTTACCCGCGTGCGCCCCACCACCAATATCGTGCTGAGCGGCACCTACGACGGCAACCGCTGGAACTCGACCACCACCGCCTACCTGACCCCCTACGCCGTGGGCGACCGCGACGTGCAGGAAACGTTCCTGTACATCCGCTAGCAGCGCCTCAACGTGGCCTTACCCCCTCCCCCAGCGGAGGGGCTTTTTTTGAGGTGACCCGGACAAGCGCTAGCCTGCGGGCATGGTTCAGACCCCGCCCGCTTCTCTCACTTTCGCCGACGCCAGCGCCCGTGTGGACGCGTATATCTCGCAGTTCAAGGAAGGATACTTTCCGCCGCTGCTGCTGATGGCCCGCCTGACCGAGGAGGCCGGC
Encoded proteins:
- a CDS encoding DUF4384 domain-containing protein — its product is MRTFLLLGTLALGLSACTVTVRPNASANVQIQPQRSNLITGLRPDRGEGSTYAVGEAVRFQFSARVPGYVTLIALQSNGYASVLAQNVYVNAGTTFFPRPEDGVMYNLAEPRGIQRVRAIFTRVRPTTNIVLSGTYDGNRWNSTTTAYLTPYAVGDRDVQETFLYIR